The following coding sequences are from one Arthrobacter crystallopoietes window:
- a CDS encoding ANTAR domain-containing response regulator, with the protein MSEQTESIPTRRVVVAEDETLIRLDIVEILRGEGFDVVAEADNGEKAVELATELKPDLVLMDVKMPVMDGITAAEQIVKARIAPVVLLTAFSQKELVERARDAGAMAYVVKPFTPADLVPAIEIALSRHQEIKALESEVSDLQEQFATRKLVERAKSLLITKMGLTEPEAFRWIQKTSMDRRLSMREVAETIINQVN; encoded by the coding sequence GTGTCTGAGCAAACCGAGTCCATCCCCACACGCCGCGTTGTCGTCGCCGAAGACGAAACTCTGATCCGCTTGGACATTGTCGAGATCCTCCGCGGCGAAGGATTCGACGTCGTTGCCGAAGCCGACAACGGGGAGAAGGCCGTCGAGCTTGCCACTGAGCTCAAGCCGGATCTGGTCCTGATGGACGTCAAAATGCCTGTCATGGACGGGATTACCGCAGCGGAGCAGATTGTGAAGGCCCGCATCGCCCCCGTGGTGCTGCTGACCGCTTTCAGCCAGAAGGAACTGGTTGAGCGGGCACGTGATGCCGGCGCGATGGCGTATGTGGTCAAGCCGTTCACCCCCGCCGATTTGGTGCCGGCCATCGAGATTGCGCTTTCCCGCCACCAGGAGATCAAGGCTCTGGAGTCCGAGGTTTCCGACCTGCAGGAGCAGTTCGCCACCCGCAAGCTGGTGGAGCGGGCCAAGAGCCTGCTCATCACTAAGATGGGCCTGACCGAGCCCGAAGCTTTCCGGTGGATCCAGAAGACCTCCATGGATCGCCGCTTGAGCATGCGCGAAGTCGCCGAAACCATCATCAATCAGGTCAACTAG
- the ligD gene encoding non-homologous end-joining DNA ligase, protein MTPSKTPAEILTIAGSEVRISSPDKMVFPEPGLTKLDLVRYYLSVAEGALRGAGGRPMVLKRFPKGIDAEPFFQKRVPENHPDFIDTTTLHYASGTSAEETVIRDAAGLAWVVNLGCLDLNPHPVRAEDLEHPDELRVDLDPMPGVGWSQIVDVAYVAREVLDDVGLVGWPKTSGSRGLHILVRIAPKWSYRDARLAAETLAREVENRAPGLATARWWKEERGESVFVDFNQNAKDRTVASAYSVRSLPDARVSTPLAWDEVRSTRPEQFTVRTVSERFAELGDPHAGIDDAVGTLDGLLALAAELGPAEKPPRGGDGSGRRQSMMPLIEVARTKTKPEALAALDEWKTRHADLVQALHPADVLVDGMRGSSSLWYRVRVNLQHVPEAERPPQEELIADYDPWAGKEWPGRPGS, encoded by the coding sequence ATGACGCCGTCGAAGACCCCGGCCGAGATCCTCACCATCGCCGGCTCCGAGGTCCGCATCTCGAGTCCGGACAAGATGGTTTTCCCCGAGCCCGGGCTGACGAAACTCGATCTGGTTCGTTACTACCTCTCCGTTGCGGAGGGTGCGCTGCGCGGCGCCGGTGGCCGGCCGATGGTACTCAAGCGCTTCCCGAAGGGCATCGACGCTGAGCCGTTCTTCCAGAAACGCGTGCCGGAAAACCACCCCGATTTCATCGACACAACTACACTGCATTACGCATCGGGGACATCGGCCGAAGAGACCGTCATCCGGGATGCAGCCGGCTTGGCCTGGGTGGTGAATCTTGGATGCCTGGACCTCAACCCGCACCCTGTGCGCGCCGAGGACCTCGAGCACCCCGACGAGTTGCGGGTCGACCTCGATCCGATGCCGGGTGTCGGCTGGTCGCAGATCGTCGACGTCGCGTATGTAGCGCGCGAGGTGCTCGACGACGTGGGACTGGTGGGTTGGCCCAAGACGAGCGGGTCACGCGGACTCCACATTCTGGTGCGCATTGCGCCGAAGTGGTCGTACCGCGACGCGCGGCTCGCCGCCGAGACCCTCGCCCGTGAGGTCGAGAACCGCGCTCCCGGCCTCGCCACCGCGCGGTGGTGGAAGGAGGAGCGCGGCGAGAGCGTGTTCGTCGACTTCAATCAGAACGCCAAGGACCGCACCGTGGCGTCGGCGTATTCGGTCCGGTCCCTGCCCGATGCCCGCGTCTCGACGCCGCTCGCATGGGACGAGGTCCGCTCCACCCGACCCGAACAATTCACCGTGCGCACGGTGTCCGAGCGGTTCGCCGAGCTGGGAGATCCTCACGCCGGCATCGACGACGCGGTCGGTACACTCGACGGCCTCCTCGCTTTGGCAGCCGAGCTCGGCCCCGCCGAGAAGCCGCCACGCGGCGGCGACGGCTCCGGCCGCCGGCAGTCGATGATGCCGCTCATCGAGGTGGCACGCACCAAGACCAAGCCCGAGGCACTCGCTGCGCTCGACGAGTGGAAGACCCGGCATGCGGATCTCGTCCAAGCCCTGCACCCGGCCGATGTGCTCGTGGATGGGATGCGCGGATCGAGCTCGCTTTGGTACAGGGTCCGGGTCAACCTGCAGCACGTCCCCGAAGCGGAGCGTCCACCACAGGAAGAGCTCATCGCTGATTACGACCCTTGGGCAGGCAAGGAGTGGCCGGGGCGCCCTGGATCATGA
- a CDS encoding MSMEG_4193 family putative phosphomutase, with protein MTATTPSAPATPPSTLLLLVRHGQTPTTGTVLPGLAPGLHLSDGGRVQAQRVAERLAALPVDGIYSSPLERAWETAEPTAACTGLKVNEHAGLIECDFGAWTGAALAELARLPQWQTVQHTPSAFRFPDGESFAQMQARMVGTLEGLYTAHAGGVVVCFSHADPIKAAVAHALGTHLDLFQRILISPCSVSVISYVEGQAPAVLMVNSTLESLSGLRAS; from the coding sequence ATGACTGCAACAACACCCTCGGCGCCGGCAACACCGCCGAGTACCCTGCTCCTTCTGGTGCGCCATGGGCAGACTCCCACGACGGGCACGGTGCTGCCCGGGCTCGCCCCCGGACTACACCTCTCGGACGGAGGCCGTGTCCAGGCCCAACGGGTCGCGGAACGGCTGGCAGCCCTTCCGGTTGATGGTATCTACTCCTCGCCGCTGGAGCGCGCTTGGGAGACTGCCGAGCCGACGGCAGCCTGCACCGGGCTCAAGGTGAACGAGCACGCCGGACTGATCGAGTGTGACTTCGGCGCGTGGACCGGAGCCGCGCTCGCCGAGCTGGCGCGTTTGCCACAGTGGCAGACGGTACAGCACACACCGTCCGCCTTCCGCTTCCCGGACGGGGAAAGCTTCGCCCAGATGCAGGCACGGATGGTCGGCACCCTCGAGGGGCTCTACACCGCCCACGCCGGCGGCGTCGTCGTTTGTTTCTCCCACGCAGACCCGATCAAGGCCGCCGTTGCCCACGCCCTGGGCACCCACCTGGACCTCTTCCAGAGGATCCTTATCAGCCCGTGCTCGGTCTCGGTCATCTCATATGTGGAGGGTCAGGCGCCGGCCGTCCTTATGGTGAACTCGACTCTGGAATCACTGAGCGGGCTGAGGGCGTCGTGA
- a CDS encoding vWA domain-containing protein — protein MSAHHRSSRYGRYTGGPDPLAPPVDLAEALDAVAEDVMAGYSPRHALQEFLRRGGRDREGLDDLAGRVQQRRRDLLSRHRLDGTLSEVQKLLDTAVLEERKQLARDARMDNTDRAFREMQLQNLPSSTAAAVNELASYDWQSSTAREAYERIKDLLGREVLDQRFAGMKQALENASDEDREAVSDMLRDLNELLDKHRRGEDTDEDFQRFMSQHGGFFPENPQSVEELIDALAQRAAAAQRLLQSMSQEQRDELMRLSAQAFGSPELMAQLDQLDSSLRALRPGEDWTGSERFEGQEGLGLGDGTGVLQDIAELDELAEQLSQSYNGSRLDDLDLDALARQLGQNAAVSARALAEIERAMQDGGYMRRGADGDLRLSPQAMRRLGKSLLRDTAKQLSGRQGRRDTRVAGAAGDQTGSSREWQFGDAEPWDVTRTLTNAIRRTMADGGDPSRGLRLGAGDIEVAETEARTQAAVVLLVDVSFSMAAEGRWVPMKRTALALHHLVSTRFRGDRLQLITFGRYAQSMDIGDLTALPALREQGTNLHHGLLLANRFFRRHPSMQPVLLVVTDGEPTAHLLAEGESWFSWPPDPETIRVTVAELDRLGRAGTQATFFRLGDDPGLARFVQNMVRRIDGRVVAPELGDLGAAVVGEYLRAHFHGTYDDVDWSS, from the coding sequence ATGAGTGCTCATCACCGGTCCTCCCGGTACGGCCGGTACACGGGCGGACCGGATCCGCTCGCCCCGCCGGTTGATCTGGCCGAGGCGCTTGATGCTGTGGCCGAAGACGTCATGGCAGGCTACTCGCCCCGGCACGCCCTGCAGGAGTTCCTGCGCCGCGGCGGCCGGGACCGGGAAGGGCTGGACGACCTCGCCGGCCGTGTTCAGCAACGCCGTCGGGACCTGCTAAGCCGCCACCGGCTGGACGGCACTCTTAGCGAAGTGCAAAAGCTGCTCGACACCGCCGTGCTGGAGGAACGCAAACAGCTGGCCCGCGACGCCAGGATGGACAACACCGACCGCGCATTCCGGGAGATGCAGCTGCAGAACTTGCCCTCGTCCACCGCGGCAGCGGTCAACGAGCTTGCCTCCTACGACTGGCAATCGAGCACGGCACGGGAGGCCTACGAACGGATCAAGGACCTGCTGGGCCGAGAGGTTCTTGACCAGCGGTTCGCCGGCATGAAACAGGCACTCGAGAATGCCAGCGACGAGGACCGCGAAGCCGTGAGCGACATGTTGCGCGACCTCAACGAGCTGCTCGACAAACACCGGCGCGGCGAGGACACCGACGAAGACTTCCAGAGGTTCATGTCTCAGCACGGCGGCTTCTTTCCCGAGAACCCGCAATCGGTCGAGGAGCTAATCGATGCCCTTGCCCAGCGGGCGGCCGCGGCCCAGCGGCTGCTGCAGTCCATGTCCCAGGAGCAGCGCGATGAGCTGATGCGCCTGTCGGCCCAAGCGTTCGGCTCGCCCGAACTGATGGCGCAGCTCGATCAGCTCGACTCAAGCCTGCGTGCCCTGCGCCCCGGCGAGGACTGGACTGGCTCCGAGCGTTTCGAGGGACAGGAAGGGCTTGGGCTGGGCGACGGTACAGGAGTGCTCCAGGACATCGCTGAGCTCGACGAGCTCGCCGAACAACTCTCCCAGTCCTACAACGGATCCCGTCTGGATGATCTGGATTTGGACGCCCTTGCACGCCAACTCGGTCAGAATGCGGCCGTGTCGGCCCGCGCCCTCGCGGAGATCGAGCGGGCGATGCAGGACGGCGGCTATATGCGTCGCGGTGCCGACGGCGACCTCCGGTTGTCGCCGCAGGCTATGCGGCGGCTGGGGAAGTCGCTGCTGCGGGACACTGCCAAGCAGCTCTCCGGCCGCCAAGGACGCCGGGATACGCGTGTCGCCGGGGCCGCGGGTGACCAGACCGGTTCCAGCCGTGAGTGGCAGTTCGGCGACGCCGAGCCGTGGGACGTCACCCGCACCTTGACGAACGCCATCCGCCGGACGATGGCCGACGGTGGCGATCCGAGCCGGGGCTTGCGCCTCGGAGCGGGTGACATCGAGGTAGCGGAAACGGAGGCCCGTACGCAGGCCGCCGTCGTCCTGCTCGTCGATGTGTCGTTCTCGATGGCCGCCGAGGGACGCTGGGTGCCGATGAAACGCACCGCGCTCGCCTTGCACCACCTCGTCTCAACCCGTTTTCGCGGGGACCGGCTGCAGCTGATTACTTTCGGCCGTTACGCGCAGTCGATGGACATCGGCGACCTCACGGCCCTGCCGGCGCTCCGGGAGCAGGGAACAAACCTGCATCACGGCCTGCTGCTGGCCAATCGGTTCTTCCGGCGGCACCCTTCAATGCAGCCCGTACTCCTTGTAGTGACCGACGGCGAACCGACCGCGCACCTGCTGGCGGAAGGCGAATCGTGGTTCTCCTGGCCGCCGGATCCGGAGACAATCCGCGTAACAGTGGCCGAACTCGACCGGCTTGGACGTGCCGGCACGCAAGCCACGTTCTTCCGGCTCGGCGACGACCCAGGGCTCGCGCGGTTCGTCCAGAACATGGTCCGGCGAATTGACGGCCGGGTCGTCGCTCCAGAGCTGGGGGATCTCGGTGCCGCCGTTGTGGGGGAGTACCTCCGGGCCCATTTCCATGGCACTTACGACGACGTCGATTGGAGTTCGTAG
- the pyk gene encoding pyruvate kinase — MRRAKIVATFGPAISSYESTLEVLKAGVDVARMNMSHGDYGVHQGTYENVRRAAAELGKPVGIFADLQGPKIRLGRFADGPHDLKVGDTFTITTEDIEGTAERCSTTFKGLPQDVKAGDPLLIDDGKVALRAVKVTDTEVVTEVTVAGAVSNNKGINLPGVAVNVPALSEKDEADLRWAIRTGVDMVALSFVRNAADVRRVHEIMDEEGRRTPVIAKIEKPQAVDALEEIIDAFDAIMVARGDLGVELPLEDVPVVQKRAIELARRWAKPVIVATQVLESMIENPRPTRAEASDCANAVLDGADAVMLSGETSVGAYPLETVNTMARIIESTEQHGLDRVPPLGSKPKTRGGAITRAAVEIANQLDAKYLCTFTQSGDSARRLSRLRPGRPIFAFTPLQSTLNVMSLIWGIQPLLVEFVEHTDKMTAQVDRVLYEKGLVDVDDLVVIAAGSPPGKAGSTNSLKVHRVGDLADAGELLNGSNPRHEKVGPWPS, encoded by the coding sequence ATGAGACGAGCGAAAATAGTTGCAACTTTTGGTCCTGCTATTTCCAGCTACGAAAGCACCTTGGAAGTCCTCAAAGCAGGCGTCGATGTTGCCCGCATGAACATGAGCCATGGCGACTACGGCGTGCACCAGGGAACTTACGAGAACGTACGCCGCGCCGCGGCCGAGCTAGGCAAACCTGTGGGCATCTTCGCCGATCTCCAGGGACCCAAAATCCGGCTCGGCCGCTTCGCGGACGGCCCGCATGACCTGAAGGTGGGGGACACCTTCACCATCACCACCGAAGACATCGAAGGCACGGCCGAGCGGTGTTCGACCACCTTCAAGGGCCTGCCCCAGGACGTCAAGGCGGGAGATCCGCTGTTGATCGACGACGGCAAAGTTGCTCTGCGAGCCGTAAAGGTCACGGACACCGAGGTCGTCACCGAAGTGACTGTGGCAGGTGCCGTTTCGAACAACAAGGGCATCAACCTGCCCGGTGTCGCGGTCAACGTGCCGGCACTGAGCGAGAAGGACGAAGCGGATCTGCGCTGGGCCATCCGCACGGGTGTTGACATGGTGGCCCTTTCCTTCGTGCGCAACGCTGCTGACGTGCGCCGTGTGCACGAGATCATGGACGAAGAAGGCCGGCGCACGCCCGTCATCGCCAAGATCGAGAAGCCGCAGGCCGTGGATGCGCTGGAAGAGATCATTGACGCCTTCGACGCCATCATGGTGGCCCGCGGCGACCTCGGCGTCGAACTGCCGCTCGAGGATGTTCCTGTGGTACAGAAGCGGGCCATTGAACTTGCCCGCCGCTGGGCGAAGCCCGTGATCGTGGCCACCCAGGTGCTGGAATCCATGATTGAAAATCCGAGGCCTACCCGTGCCGAGGCATCCGACTGCGCCAATGCTGTCTTGGACGGTGCGGATGCGGTCATGCTTTCCGGCGAGACCAGCGTGGGCGCGTACCCGCTGGAGACGGTCAACACGATGGCCCGGATCATCGAGTCCACGGAGCAGCATGGACTGGACCGCGTTCCGCCGCTGGGTAGCAAACCCAAGACCCGCGGCGGCGCCATCACCCGTGCCGCCGTCGAAATCGCGAACCAACTGGACGCCAAGTACCTCTGTACCTTCACGCAGTCCGGGGACTCGGCACGCCGGCTTTCGCGTTTGCGTCCGGGCCGGCCGATCTTCGCCTTCACCCCGCTGCAGTCCACCCTGAACGTCATGTCACTGATCTGGGGCATCCAGCCGCTTCTGGTGGAGTTCGTCGAGCATACGGACAAGATGACAGCCCAGGTTGACCGTGTGCTTTACGAGAAAGGACTGGTGGACGTTGACGACCTGGTCGTCATCGCCGCCGGTTCCCCTCCCGGCAAAGCCGGATCGACCAACTCGCTGAAGGTTCACCGTGTCGGCGACCTCGCAGACGCCGGGGAATTGCTGAACGGCTCGAACCCCCGGCATGAGAAGGTGGGTCCCTGGCCCAGTTAG
- a CDS encoding magnesium chelatase yields MSDRPEIFTVGELRAAGHVHKDLRHEIRDNLLAALAADRDPWPGMFGFSRTVLPQLERALIAGHDVVLLGERGQGKTRLLRTLVGLLDEWSPVIEGSELNEHPYEPITEQSRAHALTEGDRLRVAWRHRSERYVEKLATPDTSVADLIGDVDPMRVAEGRRLGDPETIHYGLVPRSNRGIIGINELPDLAERIQVAMLNVMEERDIQIRGYVLRLPLDVLVVASANPEDYTNRGRIITPLKDRFGAEIRTHYPIELEDEVAVIAQEGRLVADVSPIILEILARYTRALRQSPAVNQSSGVSARFGIAGAETVAAAALRRAAVRGEDEAVARIVDLESAVDVLSGKIEFESGEEGRERAVLDHLVRTATAEAVRMHYRGIDFGPLVAALDGHTTVTTGEEVTAREFLANLPALDGSDLYDQIGARLGAKNEGQRAAAIELALEGLFLARRISKESDDGETIYG; encoded by the coding sequence GTGAGTGATCGTCCCGAAATCTTCACCGTTGGTGAATTACGTGCAGCTGGCCATGTCCACAAGGACCTGCGCCACGAGATCCGCGACAACCTGCTCGCCGCGCTCGCCGCAGACCGCGATCCATGGCCCGGCATGTTCGGTTTCAGCCGCACCGTGCTTCCCCAGCTCGAGCGTGCCTTGATCGCCGGCCACGACGTTGTCCTGCTCGGCGAGCGGGGACAAGGCAAGACGCGGCTGCTGCGTACCCTGGTGGGGCTCCTCGACGAGTGGTCTCCGGTGATTGAGGGATCGGAACTGAACGAACACCCATACGAACCGATCACCGAGCAGTCCCGCGCCCATGCCCTCACCGAAGGGGACCGGCTGCGCGTGGCCTGGCGGCACCGCTCGGAACGCTACGTCGAGAAGCTCGCCACCCCTGACACCTCTGTCGCCGACCTTATCGGCGACGTCGACCCGATGCGGGTAGCCGAGGGCCGCCGGCTCGGGGACCCGGAAACTATCCACTACGGTCTCGTCCCACGCTCCAACCGCGGCATCATCGGCATCAATGAACTGCCCGACCTTGCCGAGCGCATCCAGGTAGCGATGCTCAACGTGATGGAGGAGCGCGACATCCAGATCCGCGGCTATGTACTGCGGCTGCCTCTCGATGTGCTTGTCGTCGCGTCGGCAAATCCGGAGGACTACACCAACCGCGGCCGGATCATCACTCCACTGAAGGACCGCTTCGGCGCCGAGATCCGCACCCATTACCCGATCGAGCTGGAAGACGAGGTTGCAGTCATTGCGCAGGAGGGCCGGCTGGTCGCCGACGTTTCGCCTATTATCCTCGAAATCCTGGCCCGCTACACCCGTGCGCTCCGTCAATCGCCGGCGGTTAACCAAAGCTCCGGAGTCTCGGCTCGGTTCGGCATCGCGGGCGCCGAGACGGTCGCCGCGGCAGCACTGCGCCGGGCCGCCGTGCGTGGGGAAGACGAGGCAGTCGCCCGGATCGTCGACCTGGAGAGTGCGGTCGATGTCCTCTCCGGCAAGATTGAGTTCGAATCGGGTGAAGAGGGGCGGGAGCGCGCCGTCCTCGATCACCTCGTGCGCACGGCCACTGCCGAGGCCGTGCGGATGCACTACCGCGGCATCGATTTCGGGCCGCTCGTTGCTGCGCTCGACGGCCACACGACCGTAACCACCGGGGAAGAAGTCACCGCGCGGGAGTTCCTCGCAAACCTCCCGGCTCTTGACGGATCCGACCTGTACGACCAGATCGGGGCGCGACTGGGCGCGAAAAACGAGGGGCAGCGCGCTGCCGCCATCGAACTTGCACTGGAGGGCCTTTTCCTCGCCCGGCGGATTTCCAAGGAGTCCGACGACGGCGAGACGATCTACGGCTAG
- a CDS encoding VOC family protein yields MAVDSADAAAKRLVAAGAVIRSAPADAGVGGRGAALADPEGVEFRLWEARRRPGAQLVNQPGAWNFSDLHTADADAAIAFYGLAFGWQIDDIGFGRMIRRPGYGDHLEATIDPGIRARQSEIATLVGFEDAVGWLAPVTPGEAPHWHVTFTVADRDQTVIDAQQLGAQVLGQDDNEWTRSALIRDPQGAEFTASQFAPTGF; encoded by the coding sequence GTGGCCGTTGACAGCGCGGACGCCGCGGCAAAGCGTCTGGTTGCCGCCGGTGCCGTCATCCGATCGGCCCCGGCCGATGCGGGTGTGGGCGGCCGCGGGGCAGCGCTGGCTGATCCGGAGGGCGTCGAGTTCCGCCTTTGGGAAGCCAGGCGGCGGCCGGGCGCTCAGCTGGTCAATCAACCGGGCGCATGGAATTTCAGCGACCTCCATACGGCCGATGCCGACGCGGCCATTGCCTTCTACGGGCTGGCCTTTGGCTGGCAAATAGACGACATCGGCTTCGGCAGGATGATCCGCCGGCCCGGCTATGGCGACCATCTGGAAGCGACCATCGACCCGGGCATCAGAGCCCGGCAGTCGGAGATAGCCACCCTGGTAGGGTTCGAGGACGCGGTTGGCTGGCTCGCTCCGGTTACCCCTGGCGAGGCGCCGCATTGGCATGTCACGTTCACCGTGGCCGACCGCGACCAGACCGTGATTGATGCCCAGCAGCTGGGCGCGCAGGTTCTCGGCCAGGACGACAACGAGTGGACCCGCAGCGCCTTGATCCGCGATCCGCAGGGCGCGGAGTTCACCGCCAGCCAATTCGCGCCGACGGGCTTCTGA
- a CDS encoding SCO1664 family protein, with protein MSGQQLTLLAEGRIEMLGRILRSSNATFLVQVSCREGAAWAVYKPEAGERPLSDFEPGLYRRERAAYLLSEYLGWGLVPPTVIREDSPLGIGSLQWFVENDEREHYFTLYAEAAETHDCLAQIALFDCIANNTDRKSGHVLRGHDGRVWGIDHGLCFAAHFKLRTVIWDFAGEPIPDVLLDDIAPLAQAVPAEVAALLNDMEVAALRLRVKRLLRERVLPVDDTGLRYPWPLV; from the coding sequence GTGTCCGGACAGCAACTGACACTGCTCGCCGAGGGCCGCATCGAGATGCTCGGACGTATCCTGCGCAGCAGCAACGCGACGTTCCTCGTCCAGGTCTCCTGCCGGGAGGGCGCGGCGTGGGCAGTTTACAAGCCGGAGGCCGGGGAACGGCCGCTGTCCGACTTTGAACCTGGGCTCTACCGGCGCGAACGTGCGGCCTATTTGCTGAGCGAGTATCTGGGGTGGGGCCTAGTACCGCCGACGGTGATCCGGGAGGACTCTCCCTTGGGCATCGGGTCACTACAGTGGTTCGTCGAGAACGATGAGCGTGAGCATTACTTCACGCTCTACGCCGAAGCAGCCGAAACCCATGACTGTCTGGCGCAGATCGCCCTGTTCGATTGCATCGCCAACAACACTGATCGCAAAAGCGGCCACGTGCTGCGCGGCCACGACGGACGGGTATGGGGCATTGACCACGGGCTGTGCTTCGCGGCACACTTCAAACTGCGCACGGTGATTTGGGACTTTGCCGGCGAACCTATCCCGGACGTGCTGCTGGACGACATCGCCCCGCTCGCTCAAGCAGTACCTGCCGAGGTAGCCGCGCTCCTCAACGACATGGAAGTTGCCGCCCTGCGGCTTCGGGTGAAGCGGCTGCTGCGTGAGAGGGTGCTGCCGGTTGACGACACCGGTTTGCGTTATCCGTGGCCCCTCGTCTAA
- the arfB gene encoding alternative ribosome rescue aminoacyl-tRNA hydrolase ArfB, producing MDLEVSRALTIPASELSWRFSRSSGPGGQHVNTSDSRVELSWSIADSAALSEEQRLMLVTRLGPRLIAGVITVTASERRSQLRNREIALAKLADLVAEGLAPEAARRRATKPTRASNRRRLQAKQQRAATKQQRKRPSAE from the coding sequence ATGGATCTGGAGGTATCGCGCGCGCTCACAATTCCCGCGTCGGAACTGAGCTGGCGGTTCTCGCGGTCGTCCGGGCCCGGGGGCCAGCACGTCAACACATCGGACAGCCGCGTCGAGCTCTCGTGGAGCATCGCGGACTCGGCGGCGCTTTCAGAAGAGCAACGGCTGATGCTGGTCACGCGTCTCGGTCCACGTCTCATCGCCGGAGTGATCACAGTGACCGCCTCGGAGCGGCGCTCCCAGCTGCGCAATCGGGAAATTGCGCTGGCCAAGCTCGCCGACCTTGTGGCAGAGGGCCTTGCTCCCGAAGCTGCTCGCCGCCGGGCGACCAAACCCACCCGGGCATCGAACCGGCGGCGCCTCCAAGCAAAGCAACAACGCGCTGCGACAAAACAGCAACGCAAGCGACCGTCCGCTGAGTAG